In the Streptomyces sp. WMMC940 genome, TGCTGGTGCCGACGCTCTACACGATGGTGGAACTCGGCAAGGAGCGCCGCCGTGCGCGGCGCGAGGCGAAGCGGGCGCGGAAATCCGGCGATGTGCCGCCGCGGCGGGCGGAGGAGGCCCCGGAGCCGGCAAACGCGTAGCCGTACGCGCGGGCACGGGCCGTCCACGCACTGCAGCCGTCCCTGGTGGCGCGGGCCCGTCGTCCGGGCGCCGGGGGCGGCGGCCGGACGCGCCCCGCGCGGGCGCTCCCGGGCCCGTGAGGTGGGGCACCCGGCCCCGCCTCACGGGGAAACGCCGTCGCCCCGGCACACGGACGGGTCGTGTGCCGGGGCGACGCGGGGTCTGCGGACGCGGCGGCTGCGCCCGTCACCGTCAGGGCAGCGCCAGCATGCGCTCCAGGGCGAGCTTGGCGAAACTCTCGGTCTCGCTGTCGACCTGGATCCGGTTGACCGGGTTCCCCTCCGCCAGGGACTCCAGCGCCCACACCAGGTGCGGCAGGTCGATCCGGTTCATCGTCGAGCAGAAGCAGACCGTCTTGTCGAGGAAGACGATCTCCTTGCCCTCGGGGGCGAAACGGTTCGCCAGGCGCCGTACCAGGTTCAGCTCCGTGCCGATCGCCCACTTGGAGCCCGCCGGCGCGGCCTCCAGCGCCTTGATGATGTACTCCGTGGAGCCGACGTGGTCCGCCGCGGCGACGACCTCGTGCTTGCACTCGGGGTGGACCAGGACGTTCACGCCCGGGATGCGCTCGCGGACGTCGTTCACGGAGTCCAGCGAGAAGCGGCCGTGCACGGAGCAGTGGCCGCGCCAGAGGATCATCCTCGCGTCGCGCAGCTGCTCGGCGGTGAGCCCGCCGTTCGGCCGGTGCGGGTTGTAGACGACGCAGTCGTCCAGGGACATCCCCATGTCACGGACGGCGGTGTTCCGGCCGAGGTGCTGGTCGGGCAGGAAGAGGACCTTCTCGCCCTGCTCGAAGGCCCAGTCCAGCGCGCGCTTCGCGTTCGAGGACGTACAGATGGTGCCGCCGTGCTTGCCGGTGAACGCCTTGATGTCCGCGGAGGAGTTCATGTACGAGACGGGAACGGTGCGTTCCGCCACGCCGGCCTCGGTGAGGACGTCCCAGCACTCGGCGACCTGCTCGGCCGTGGCCATGTCGGCCATGGAGCAGCCGGCGGCGAGGTCGGGGAGGACGACCTTCTGGTCGTCACCGGTCAGGATGTCCGCCGACTCGGCCATGAAGTGCACACCGCAGAAGACGATGTACTCGGCCTCCGGCCGGGCCGCCGCGTCCTTGGCGAGCTTGAAGGAGTCGCCGGTGACGTCTGCGAACTGGATGACCTCGTCGCGCTGGTAGTGGTGACCGAGCACGAACACCTTGTCGCCGAGCTTCTCCTTCGCCGCGCGGGCGCGCTCCACCAGGTCCGGGTCGGACGGGGAGGGAAGGTCGCCGGGGCACTCGACGCCCCGCTCGCTCCTGGGGTCGGCTTCGCGTCCGAGCAGCAGCAGGGCGAGCGGCGTCGGCTGGACATCCTGGGAGCCCCCTGCCGCGCCGGGCGCGGTGAGGGAGGGCTGGGCGGTGGTCACGTCACGCACCCTTTCTACTCTTCGGTCGGGGCGACGGAGCCGCCGCCGGTGGGCCCCCGGGGTGCACCGGAGGAGCCTTTTCGTCTATTTGACACTATCTATCATAACCGCTTCACGTCACTTTGACGATGTCCATAGCGTCGATGTGACGCAATTCCTGGTTCCCGGGCCGAGCCGTCCACAGGTCGATGACCCGGGGGGAGGGCATGTGCGAGCATGAAAGGGAAAGACCAGGGCCGGTCCGGAATGAATCCGGAGCCCCGCCGGTTGCCAACGTCGGCAAGCAGTCTCCGTACAACCCGGGAGAGAAGCAGATGTCCGTATCGGACGAGACCACCACCGTGAGCGACGGCATCCTCCTGTCGGACGCCGCCGCGGCCAAGGTGAAGTCCCTGCTGGAGCAGGAGGGCCGGGACGACCTGGCGCTGCGCGTCGCGGTTCAGCCCGGCGGCTGCTCCGGCCTGCGTTACCAGCTCTTCTTCGACGAGCGTTCGCTCGACGGCGACGTCGTCAAGGAGTTCGACGGGGTCAGGGTCGTGACCGACCGTATGAGCGCGCCGTACCTCGGCGGCGCCTCCATCGACTTCGTCGACACGATCGAGAAGCAGGGCTTCACGATCGACAACCCGAACGCGACGGGCTCCTGCGCCTGCGGCGACTCCTTCAGCTGAGCCGCCCGGACGCCGGAGGGCGGTGACCCTGTTCCGGGTCACCGCCCTCCGGCGTCCGGCGCCCGCTCCACTGCGGGACGCCCGCTCACTTGCGGGGCACGGCGTCGCCGCTCTCCACGTCGACGACCGTGCGGTCACCGAGCGGCGCGTCCAGCGTGACCTTCTCCGTCAGCTCCTTGGCGATCAGGATGCAGACCCGCCCCGGATCCGGCCGGGACTCGATGATCCTCACCCTGACCTCGGTGGCGGTCTCCTGCGCCTCGGCCGAGTAGTGGCTGCACACCCCGCCCCAGAAGCGCAGCGTCAGGGTGCGCCCGTCCTTCGCCACGGCGTACGACTCCACGCCCCGGACCGTCGTCTCCGGCAGCTTCGAGGCGTCGGGCGGCGACGGCACCGCGGTGCCCGACGGCACGGGCGCCTGCCGGGCCGGCTTCAGGTACTCCGGCGCCACGGCGGGCTGGATGATCGTGGACTCCTTCGAGCCGGTCTTCGGCCCTGTCGTGAACAGCCACGAGGGCACCAGCGCGGGCCGCCCCTCCACCGAGTGCACGGCCAGCCCGAACTCGGCCCGTGTGATCGTCACCACCTCGGCCGGGGCCGGCGTGCCGCTCTCCGGCTCGCAGGGAGCGGCCGGCTCCTTCCCCGCCAGCGGCCCCGGCGTCGCGCAACCCCCGATGCCGACCCGGCCACCGCCCCCGCGCTCCGCGTTCAGCCGCTCCAGTGCCTCCTCGGCGCCGACGACCGGGTACTCGGGGCCCTCGGCCGGCTTCACCAGTTGCCCGCTGCCGTTCCCCACCGTGCCGTCGGCGCCCACGTGCACGCTGGTGGACCAGCCGTACGTGGGCAGACCGCCGACCGGCGGATCCGCGCGCACGACCCGGTACGCGCCCAGGACCTGCTTCGCGTCCAGCCGCGCGTCGCCCAGGCCCAGTGCGGCCAGCACGGGAGCGGCGGCCTTCTTCGCCGCCTCCTCGCCCACCGTCTTGACGTCCGGCAGCCGGTGCGCGTCGGGGACGGTCCCGCTGGGCCTGCAGACGTTCTTGTCCTTCACGCAGTCGTCGCCCTTGGGCAGACCGAAGGAGCTGAACGTCCATGTGCCCGGGGCCTGCCGGTTGACCTGGAGCAGGGGGCCGCCGCCGTCGCCGTCCGTGCCGGACTTCCACACCCCGCCCTCCAGCCGCGGCGCGCCCGGTACGCCGAGTGCCTCGGCCAGCGCCTCGACCTGCGCCC is a window encoding:
- the nadA gene encoding quinolinate synthase NadA, with protein sequence MTTAQPSLTAPGAAGGSQDVQPTPLALLLLGREADPRSERGVECPGDLPSPSDPDLVERARAAKEKLGDKVFVLGHHYQRDEVIQFADVTGDSFKLAKDAAARPEAEYIVFCGVHFMAESADILTGDDQKVVLPDLAAGCSMADMATAEQVAECWDVLTEAGVAERTVPVSYMNSSADIKAFTGKHGGTICTSSNAKRALDWAFEQGEKVLFLPDQHLGRNTAVRDMGMSLDDCVVYNPHRPNGGLTAEQLRDARMILWRGHCSVHGRFSLDSVNDVRERIPGVNVLVHPECKHEVVAAADHVGSTEYIIKALEAAPAGSKWAIGTELNLVRRLANRFAPEGKEIVFLDKTVCFCSTMNRIDLPHLVWALESLAEGNPVNRIQVDSETESFAKLALERMLALP
- the erpA gene encoding iron-sulfur cluster insertion protein ErpA: MSVSDETTTVSDGILLSDAAAAKVKSLLEQEGRDDLALRVAVQPGGCSGLRYQLFFDERSLDGDVVKEFDGVRVVTDRMSAPYLGGASIDFVDTIEKQGFTIDNPNATGSCACGDSFS